The window GAGAGATTGGAGGTTGCTCTTCTCCCTAATTCATTAAGGAGGCTGCTTCCTCCCCCGACTCAAATCAGGAGTTGGGGGGAGTGGCCCACCATGCCACCTTCAACTCTAAACCTAATAAAATACCCTTGTAAGTCAGAAGTCCAAGTTAAAGTGTCAAGCTGATTGGACCACACTCTGTGTAGGAAGGGATGATGGGCAGACACAAGAATTTGCCAGTGAGTTTGTGTCCTAGGCACTATTGTTAATCTTTgagatgtgtgtatgtatgtgtgtttagggACAGCGTAAGAGCAGAGGGCATTGGTGTTGCTTGTCAAGTCCCTGAGTGGATTGATTTAAATACTAGTTTAATTCACAACATTAGCTGACTTTGTGAGTCTCGGTGATTCCAGCATGTGAGGGAGTTAGTTAGGACTCTATCCCTGGCAGGGATGGGCATCCCTGGGCTCTCAGCTGTGCTGGAGAATGTAAAAAATGGAATGCggtccatctgtctgtctctggATAGGATGTATGTCAGTTGGCCCTGGTTCTGTCAGTGTTCTGGGTAACGGACATCCCACCTGATTTAACTGAAATGTCAGTCCCTCGCAGTTTCAGGGAGTGAGGGCATCAGTCAGTCCACCTGATTGGCTGGGATGGGTGCCAGTCAGACCCAGGCTATGTGTAGGGATAGACGGCATCAGTCTGTGTCTGTCTGCAAATGGAATATGTGTTTGTCAGTCCCTGGTGGTATCACAGGGACAGAGGGTATCAGGCTGTCAGGAGGAGGCGTTCACCTGTCTGCCTGTTTCTAGCTAGGTTGACTGTTGTTTGGCCTCCTGCTGTGTCAGGGAGAAAAGACACCAGTCAGGCTCCTTCTCCGGAACTAGGACATGTCAAGGCAGGCCTTGCATCATTGTTGAGGAGGAGCATTGGTGAGTCCACTTGCCTTGGGTTGGGATACATCAGCtagatcctggctctgccactggcTCTGTCATGGGACACCAACCAAAATGCCTGTCTCTGACTATTGAAATGTGTTAGGTAGACTCTAGCTGCATGGAGGAAGGGCAGCAGGCAGACCAGCTGTGCCTGGCACGTGTCAGTCAGACCCTGACTCTGTCGGGGTAGGAACACCAGCTGGTCCTCTCATCTTGGGCTGGGACATTTGTCATCGACCCTGGCTgctgggggggcagggggcgaTCAGACCAGTTGTGTTTGGTTGGGGTACTGCCAACTGAAGGCCTGTCACACTCACCTGGTGCTGTCGATATAGCAGAGGGACTGTGAATACACCGATCACTCCTGCGGACACAGAGATGGGGGGGGGTCAGGGTACTCCCCGGAGATTAACAGTTCCATTCATGACCCTGTCCCCCACCAAGCCCCAGTggcccacctccccaccctgccctccacaGCCTACCCAGCTCACCCAGAATGAGAAGAGTCAAACCATTGAAGACGGCACCCACGAAGGTCAAGATGTAGAAGAGAAGGGCCAgctgagggtgagggtgagggtcaGCAGTGCCTACAGGGTGCACCCAGGCTGAGAGCTCACCCAGCAAtggccctcctccccctccaccccaccaggGGCAAGGAGGTGAATGCTGGGGAcccaggagggaggtgggggggcttCAGGGCACCTTGAGGGAGTCCACGAGGTCTTCTACCAGGAAGAAATGCCGCAGCTGTATGGCCGCAGAGACCACGCGGGAGGCAATCTGCTGGGACAAACGTTCAGTCTGCTCGCCAGTCAGGGTCAGGTCCACGTCCAGGTAGGCCCTGAGAGGACAGAGGTGTGTGAGGCGACTCGGTGGGTGGAGGGGGCCCAGGGTGATGCCCAAGACAAGGGCCAGAAATGAGGGTTGGGGAGGAGGCCAGGTGTGGAGGGGTAGGGTGGAGGTCAGGGTCAGGAGATGGGATCAAGGATTAAGGATCAGAGGTTAGGGTCAGAGGTCAGGGCTGGAAGCCAAGGGTCAGAGTCCAGTTTAATGTCAGGGTAtcaggaaggggaagaggatggGTCGGGGCCAGACTGAGAAGTCAGTGCCTGATCTGAGGTCATGGGTCAGCGCTAGGGTCTGGACAGAGATAAGGGGTGGGGGGCCGGGCTGGGGCTTCTCACTGGAAGGGGTTGGCGCCGTCCCCCCGGTGCAAGGCCTGCAGCACTTTTCGGTAAACCCTGAGAGAGATGGTGCCGCAGAGCAGCAACAGGGCCACGTGGGCGGCCACGGACACGATGCTAAAATGCAGGAGGCTTAGCAGGGAGATCATGAGGCCTGTGAAGACCACTCCTGACGTCCTCGTGTCCTTCCAGTACAGCAGGTCCGCCActgtggagggagggggcagcaaTCAGGCTGGGGTTTGGAGCTGCCCTGGCTGacctcttgacctcctacttccTGTCTTGGGGCTGAACCATGACCTCTTGACACACCTGTGGGAGCCTTAACCCaatttccagatttttatttgtcttgttttattccatgctagggctttcctggtgactcagacagtaaagaatctgcctgccatgtggaagacctggattcgatccctgggtcaggaagatcccttagagaagggaaaggctacccactccagcattcttgcctgaagactcccagggacagaggagcctggtgggctacagtccatggggtcacaaagagtcagacatgactgagcaactaacactttcattccaTGCATGCCTCCTGGAAAACTCAAGTTAACTGTCTAGCGAGTCCCCACAAGCTTACTCCTGCCCATAGATTATGTGTGAATGGAAGTTTGGgtgaaaaaaatcattcttctgCATCATGCATATCTCACTCTACTTTTTCTCCTAGAATTCTCTTCTGGTCAACTGGAACAgcttttaattcattctttttaagggctacacaatattccatggtgtagcTACAccattattcattttattcaacCACGTATGTATTACCAGGCCATTTATTTTGTCCCCCCCCATCCCCTTCCTAGACAGTACTGCAAACAACAGCCTCCTGTAGATATTCTTACCTCCAGGAGGTTCTATTTCTGAGATACAATCCCAGGGGTCAAATCACAGGGTGGactaattttgtattttcaagtATCATAAATTTTATCGGATTGCTTACAAACAAGAGTCTAACAATCCTTTTttctgtgaaatgaaagtgaCCTTTCCCCAGCATCCTGCCCAGCAATGGGTgttattgttctttttattttatgcacCCTGAGGGGTATAAAGTAACATCTCCCTGATACCCCTACCAACACACATATCTGAGTCCTAAAtgtattaatgacatcattctCCTTCCTAGACTCTAACTCAAATTTCTAACTCACATCCCAAGCCCAGCCTAAACTTTGATCAGTGGCCTTTGGACCACGTTTCATCTCACGCATCTTAACTTTTAACAGCTTTCCCTATAATCGGCTCCCCTTTGAGCCGTGAACTGAGAGCCTGGTTCCCTGCCATCTATTTCTGGATTGTTTCCATCCTACCACCCTTACTGCACTCAAACTGACCCATCCCAACCAGTCCCCCCTCAGAGTCTGACACTCCTCACTTCCGCATCCTCCCTTACACATCCTCCCATCTACTGTAACTAGGGTAGGTCTCCCCTCAACCCCTCCCCTGCAGGCTCCCCAAGGCCTGCGccactgggtgggggaggggccgggTCGTCTGAGGCGGGGGCTAAGTTTAGGCACGCTGGGGGGAGGGAGCCTCTCCCGCAGCTGTGCTGGCCTGTCCGGCTACGGAGTGACAGCGCCGCCTGGACcagaggctggggggagggggcctcGCTGCTCTCGGGCCCCAAAGCTCCGGCTGGAGAGAGAGGGGACCCCACATTCCCACCACGCCCTCCCTAGGTACCCCCACAGCCCCTCATCCCCAGCCTGCATTTCTGGGGAGTCTGGGACCAAGAGGAAACATCCCCCAGAGTTGAGGGCGACAAAAGCGAATCTGGGGCCCTTTCCATGGTCCCCCAGCCCTCGCGTCCCAGCGTCCCAGCCCGCCCCGAAAGCCCACCTTTACTCCCCATCTCGGCTCCTCCGAGTGAGAGGCTACAGACACCGCTGCTTCTCAGGGATTTTGCCCACTTCAGTGGAACCCGGAGGGAGGGAATAGGGGGCGGGGCCCCCTTTGTACCCAGCCAATGGCTCTCCATAGAGGTGGGAACAATTCCAAAACGGTGTGGCTCTCTTTGTAAACAGCCGAAAGCAGGGATGTCTACAACCAACCTATAGGAACCGTTCATGGAGACTGAGCATACTTTAAAGCAAGGCGGGTCTATTTACAATTTGCCAATGCTAGCGGTCAGGGAAGAGGAAAGGTTTTAAAAGGCTCCGAGTTTACTTTTACGAGCCGGGTGGCCACATTCAGAACAGAGAACCTTCCTTTTTCAGGGATTCGGCCAGTCCAAAATCAGCCTCTAGGGGGAGCACTACAAGAGtgtagtgctttttttttttttttttagcaattagCCAATCCCAATCCTAAACCCTCAATGGGCGGGCTAATTTATCGAGTGGGCGGGGCAGCTATATAAAAAGAGCCAGTGGCAATCTTAGGTAACGGGACTTTTTTTAAGGGTAGAGTTTATAATCTCCTGCCAATAGCAATACCTCCTCCGTTTCTCCACTCTCCTCAGTTCCTTCAGGAGGTTGGTGCCTTTAAATATCAATCATCCACCCTCCCAGTGGTCCAAAGTAGCACGTTCCCTCGCGGAGTTTACCTAGAACGTGTGATTCCAGTGTGAATTCTGATTGGTCCGTGCTATCGAGGCACTGCCCCGTGATTGGCTCCTGCTCCAGCTGCCCCCACGGCTCTTCCTCCTTCTCGTCCAGCAAGGGCTCATCCGGCCAAGAGTTCGAATCCCGGGATcgaggtggggatggggtgggggtctgGGGGATCCCAGAGACAGGGCTGGGCTGTGGAGTAAAGACTTCCAGCGGCGAGGACTGAACGAATCCGAGTGGTAGGTCCAATTCTGGTGCGTTAGAGAGAGAAGGCTGTGAGCTTTTGCTTTGGAGGTGCCCTAAGGAGAGAAACCACCCACCCCTTGTGGCTTCAGTCTCAGCACCTCAGACATCTCACctttcccaccctctccagccACTGATCCTTCGGGCTCCTCGTCTTCCAGCGGAGTGGAGCTACTGGTGGCAGAGTCCTCCCCAGTCCCTGCTCCCCGGGTCGCCCAGCCCAGTTGATCCAGCTGAAGCCCCAGGTCCTCCGGGGGGCGCTCAGCTGGAGGGGCAGAACTGGGGTCACCTCGACGCCCTGGCTCCGGGGATTGACTCAGGCTGGGGATGCTTTCCAAGCTGTCGCCCAGGCCAGGCTGAGGGGGCGGGTCTCGCGGCTCCGAGACTGAGCGGCCCTGGGGCCGTGGGCGGCGAGCGGCTGATTCCCTGCGAGCCCCTGAGCCCACCACACCGTCGAAGGCGATGTAGGAGAAGGTCAGCTCCCGGGGAGTGCCCCAGTCCTGCGACGTGGTCTCCTCCTCGTCGTCCTCCGAGAATTCCCGGGCTGTATGCAGCTCCCGAAAATCCGAATCGTCGTTCCCTCCTGCCACGAGCAAAGGAGGGCATGAGCTCCTCTGACGAAGACCCTGACCCACTCCCCTTAACCCCTTGGCCCAGCTGTGAGTCCCCTTCAAGTTACACTCTCACGTCCTCCCTCTTTGTTTACCTTCTGTGGAGTCAGGGGTAGATGAAGCTGTAGATGGAGCTTCTTCTGCAAGAGGAAAATATCGAAGACTCTTAGAAGTTTAGACTGCCCGAGTTACAGTAGCGAGCCAGTCCTGGAAACTTGTCTGAATTAAGGAATCTTAGAATTTTCATCACAGGACCTTTAGAACATTCTGCATACAGACTGTAAAACCTTCCTATCCCTGTTATCTGAAGCTCAGTCTTGGAAGTTCACATCCAGGAATCTTGATCTTAGAGTCTTTAAGcattgcttcagtagtgtctgactctttgcgatcccatggactgtagccccccaggcacctttgtccatgggattctccagacaagaatactgaagcgggttgctgtgccctcctccagcagatcttcccaacccaggaatcaaacccgcgtctcttacgtctcctgcattggcaagcgggtacTTTACcaacagcgccacctgggaagcccttagggaTTTTAGGAGGCTTTTAGGAGGTTTCAGTTCATTAATTCTTTCAACAACCACTATTTGAGTGCTTAATAAATGCCAGTCACTATTTTAGATCCTGAAAATACAACTGTAAACAAAACCCCTAGTCTTACAGAGCTTACACTCTATAGGGGAGATAGACACAGACAATTAAACTTATGGTGTTGGGTGCTAAGTGTAtggagaaaaatcacagaaagggaagagaaaataagGGGATGCTATTTCAGACAGGTTGGTGAGGAAGACTCCTTGgatgacatttgagcagaaaTCTGAATCATGTGATGAAGCCATGAGAATATCTAGGGAAAAgtcttccaggcagagggaaaagccagtgcaaaggccctgaggcaagcACTAAGCTTTGCATATTTGAGGAACAGAGAAGTGTGCAGATATGACTGGAACAGGGTGACTGATGGGAAGATAATGGGAGATGAGAGCAGTGAGGtaaggtggggggggtggggtggggagaagacgAAGGGCCTTCCTTTGTAAGCCCAGGTAGGGACAAGATCCTAGAATGTAGGGATGATACGCTAAAATGTTGAAATAACAAATTCTTAGAATCTTGGCATCTGGACTCCCAAGACATGCAAGTGGCTAGGTCAGTGTTGAAATCCCCAGTTCTCAGAACCTCGGGGGTGTGAGACAGAGAATGTTAGACAAGGACTATTAAAGCTCTGGGTTCAGAAATCATGAGGCTTAGACAAGGCAATGTCAATTATGGAATTCAGCCTCTCAGAGCTAGCTTGGGGCTTTGCCTACAGGAGATGCTCAATACCTTTTGGAAATTGAAATCgcatgccccccgcccccacctcatTTCCTCAGATGGGGAATAGGAGACCAGGAATGAAAGACCTGGAGTGGTAAAACCAGCTAAGGATCCAGGAGTCCTagccccaacccagagattgtcTGTTTCCTGGGGACTGGGGATTGGACACTTCGGGTGAGACCGGGGCTGCCTCTGATTCTGGGCAGAAAACGGAGGTGGGATGCGAAGATGGGTGATGCGGGGGAGGGGGAGTCAGACCCCTCTTCTCCATCCTGACTCTACCCCTCCATTGAAATCCCCTCCCCGCCGGCTGCGGCCAGCACCAGGGCGAGGGGACAGCTCCTGGAGCGCGTCCTCTTCCCCGGGCGGAGCCCCGCAGCTCATCCAAGCGCCCAGCGCGCCCCCCTTCGGCTATCTCAGTGCCCCCAACCTCTGCCGAGTCTCACTCAGATTCTCCGGGTCGAGTCGCCCCCATCGCTGCCAGAACATGGGGGAGGGCAGATCTTCCTTTGtctccttcacctcctccccTATCTCGGCTCTCCCGCGGCCCAGGTCGGAGGGGAAACCGAAGAGGAGCCCACCCGGGCCTCTGGGCCCCACACCAGGCCTGGGCCTCCCCCTACTCACTGCAGTGGGCGAAGACCGGCAGGACCTGCCCCATGGCCCCCCTCGGGACTGCATCGGGACCCCCGCCCACTCCGGCCACGCCGCCTTGGGCCTGGGGCCGCGAGCGCTCATCTCCGCCGCGCCCAggacgccgccgccgccgccgccatcctCGCCGCCTCCTCCTGCCGGGCCGCTccagcagccgccgccgccgccctcaGTTCGGCTCGGCAGGGGCGGGCGGGGCCGCTGAGGGGGGGCACTGCAGCGCTGGGGCCAGGGGCGGGGCCACAGACCGGGGGGCGGAAACTGAGGGAGGGCT of the Cervus canadensis isolate Bull #8, Minnesota chromosome 18, ASM1932006v1, whole genome shotgun sequence genome contains:
- the RTN2 gene encoding reticulon-2 isoform X2 encodes the protein MGQVLPVFAHCKEAPSTASSTPDSTEGGNDDSDFRELHTAREFSEDDEEETTSQDWGTPRELTFSYIAFDGVVGSGARRESAARRPRPQGRSVSEPRDPPPQPGLGDSLESIPSLSQSPEPGRRGDPSSAPPAERPPEDLGLQLDQLGWATRGAGTGEDSATSSSTPLEDEEPEGSVAGEGGKELDLPLGFVQSSPLEVFTPQPSPVSGIPQTPTPSPPRSRDSNSWPDEPLLDEKEEEPWGQLEQEPITGQCLDSTDQSEFTLESHVLVADLLYWKDTRTSGVVFTGLMISLLSLLHFSIVSVAAHVALLLLCGTISLRVYRKVLQALHRGDGANPFQAYLDVDLTLTGEQTERLSQQIASRVVSAAIQLRHFFLVEDLVDSLKLALLFYILTFVGAVFNGLTLLILGVIGVFTVPLLYRQHQTDTD
- the RTN2 gene encoding reticulon-2 isoform X1, whose product is MGQVLPVFAHCKEAPSTASSTPDSTEGGNDDSDFRELHTAREFSEDDEEETTSQDWGTPRELTFSYIAFDGVVGSGARRESAARRPRPQGRSVSEPRDPPPQPGLGDSLESIPSLSQSPEPGRRGDPSSAPPAERPPEDLGLQLDQLGWATRGAGTGEDSATSSSTPLEDEEPEGSVAGEGGKELDLPLGFVQSSPLEVFTPQPSPVSGIPQTPTPSPPRSRDSNSWPDEPLLDEKEEEPWGQLEQEPITGQCLDSTDQSEFTLESHVLVADLLYWKDTRTSGVVFTGLMISLLSLLHFSIVSVAAHVALLLLCGTISLRVYRKVLQALHRGDGANPFQAYLDVDLTLTGEQTERLSQQIASRVVSAAIQLRHFFLVEDLVDSLKLALLFYILTFVGAVFNGLTLLILGVIGVFTVPLLYRQHQAQIDQYVGLVTNQLSHIKAKIRAKIPGTGALASVAAAVSGPKAKAE